The Agrococcus carbonis genome has a window encoding:
- a CDS encoding glycoside hydrolase family 13 protein: MLQPHHDGSPLHVSTLTPSLGDVVRVRLRIPSSLDAPLEVLVRSNPDREPFFNKAVHLGAAGAYDWWEAEIRVANPVHRYRWLVHYASGHTHWINQEGVHAIETRDDADFALVAHPAPPAWATDAVLYQVFPDRFARSEQAATHPTPEWAVAAEWGDAVIGSGPGVSEQLYGGDLAGVEAHLDHLVDLGATVLYLTPVFPGASNHRYNASTFDVVDPLLGGDEALISLVEAAHARGLKVLGDLTSNHTGDTHDWFVAAQADPDALERGFYYFHEGGSYAAWLGHASLPKLNWNSRELRRRFIEGPDSVVGRWLRPPYSLDGWRIDVANMTGRYEDDDLNAEVRQTIRRTMLEINPDTLLLGESTNDATDDFQGDAWHGAMTYANFTRPVWGWLSVPGSAAFGGLGMARSVIPSYSGVDLHAQHQRFIAGIPWRTRLHNMNALDTHDTPRFATNALPGAVPVALGMAVSLPGIPVVWAGDELGLTGVNGEDSRTPMPWDALDDHADALQLHRELLALRASQPALRGGGMRWLHVGEEVLVWVRETSASSVLCVAARGFYDVVVEEGVLWLDGALTRLFGEGGAHVFGDGGLRLTGAGPAFTAWSLPGVEVPRGDGEEELAQLLEENASQDAALAHGEPAEPTLTAAWSKDTLVDP; this comes from the coding sequence GTGCTCCAGCCCCACCACGACGGATCGCCCCTGCACGTCTCGACCCTGACGCCGTCCCTCGGCGACGTGGTGCGGGTGCGCCTGCGCATCCCCTCGTCGCTCGATGCGCCGCTCGAGGTGCTCGTGCGCTCCAACCCCGACCGCGAGCCGTTCTTCAACAAGGCGGTGCACCTCGGCGCGGCCGGCGCGTACGACTGGTGGGAGGCCGAGATCCGGGTGGCCAACCCCGTGCACCGCTACCGCTGGCTCGTGCACTACGCATCCGGCCACACGCACTGGATCAACCAGGAGGGCGTGCACGCGATCGAGACGCGCGACGACGCCGACTTCGCGCTCGTCGCGCACCCGGCTCCGCCGGCGTGGGCGACGGATGCGGTGCTCTACCAGGTCTTCCCCGACCGGTTCGCGCGCTCCGAGCAGGCGGCGACGCATCCGACCCCCGAGTGGGCGGTCGCCGCCGAGTGGGGCGACGCGGTGATCGGCTCGGGCCCCGGCGTCTCGGAGCAGCTCTACGGCGGCGACCTCGCGGGCGTCGAGGCGCACCTCGACCACCTCGTCGACCTCGGCGCGACCGTGCTCTACCTGACGCCCGTCTTCCCGGGCGCGTCGAACCACCGCTACAACGCGTCGACGTTCGACGTCGTCGATCCGCTGCTCGGCGGCGACGAGGCGCTCATCTCGCTCGTCGAGGCGGCGCACGCGCGCGGGCTCAAGGTGCTCGGCGACCTCACGAGCAACCACACGGGCGACACCCACGACTGGTTCGTCGCGGCGCAGGCCGATCCGGATGCGCTCGAGCGCGGCTTCTACTACTTCCACGAGGGCGGCAGCTACGCCGCGTGGCTCGGGCACGCGTCGCTGCCGAAGCTCAACTGGAACTCGCGCGAGCTGCGGCGCCGCTTCATCGAGGGGCCCGACTCGGTCGTGGGGCGCTGGCTGCGACCCCCCTATTCGCTCGACGGCTGGCGCATCGACGTCGCCAACATGACGGGCCGCTACGAGGACGACGACCTCAACGCCGAGGTGCGCCAGACGATCCGCCGCACGATGCTCGAGATCAACCCCGACACGCTGCTGCTCGGGGAGTCGACCAACGACGCGACCGACGACTTCCAGGGCGACGCGTGGCACGGCGCGATGACCTACGCCAACTTCACCCGCCCGGTGTGGGGCTGGCTCTCGGTGCCCGGATCCGCGGCGTTCGGCGGCCTCGGCATGGCCCGCTCCGTCATCCCCTCCTACTCGGGGGTCGACCTGCACGCGCAGCACCAGCGCTTCATCGCGGGCATCCCCTGGCGCACGCGGCTGCACAACATGAACGCGCTCGACACGCACGACACCCCGCGCTTCGCGACGAACGCGCTGCCGGGCGCCGTCCCGGTCGCGCTCGGCATGGCGGTGTCGCTCCCCGGCATCCCCGTGGTCTGGGCGGGCGACGAGCTCGGCCTCACCGGCGTCAACGGCGAGGACTCGCGCACGCCGATGCCGTGGGACGCGCTCGACGACCACGCCGACGCGCTGCAGCTGCACCGCGAGCTGCTCGCGCTGCGCGCGTCGCAGCCCGCCCTGCGGGGCGGCGGGATGCGGTGGCTGCACGTGGGCGAGGAGGTGCTCGTCTGGGTGCGCGAGACCTCCGCGTCGAGCGTGCTGTGCGTCGCCGCGCGCGGCTTCTACGACGTGGTCGTGGAGGAGGGGGTGCTCTGGCTCGACGGCGCGCTCACCCGGCTCTTCGGGGAGGGCGGCGCGCACGTCTTCGGCGACGGCGGGCTGCGGCTCACCGGCGCGGGTCCCGCCTTCACCGCGTGGTCGCTGCCGGGCGTCGAGGTGCCGCGGGGCGACGGCGAGGAGGAGCTCGCGCAGCTGCTCGAGGAGAACGCCTCGCAGGACGCCGCGCTCGCGCACGGCGAGCCCGCCGAGCCGACGCTCACGGCGGCCTGGAGCAAGGACACGCTCGTCGACCCGTAG
- a CDS encoding solute symporter family protein has translation MEQEINPVINMIVFAAFVAVTLFIVFRVSRRKATENEFYAAGRSFTGRQNGIAIAGDYLSAASFLGICGAIAVAGYDGFLYSIGFLVAWLVALLLVAELLRNTGRFTMADVLSFRLKQRPVRMAAALATLAVCFFYLVAQMAGAGGLVALLMGFDDPAATSITIAVVGALMIVYVIFGGMKGTTWVQIIKAVLLIAGAGIMTLMVLMVVRFDLDELLRMAVEASPDGEAILAPGLRYTNPVDFLSLGLALVLGTAGLPHVLMRFYTVPSAKEARRSVVWAIWLIGIFYLFTLVLGFGAGALVGPEVLADAAGGENAAAPLLALALGGPILMAIISAVAFATILAVVAGLAITAATSFAHDIYGSIIKRGNVAPGAEVRVARFTVVVIGVIAIVGGIVAQNQNVAFLVALAFAVAASANLPTILYSLFWRRFNTGGALWSMYGGLASCVLLIVFSPAVSGTPKSMFPDGDWAIFPLSNPGIVSIPLAFVLGIVGTLVSKPEDDHDVKQAEMEVRSFTGAGAEKASEH, from the coding sequence ATGGAGCAGGAGATCAACCCGGTCATCAACATGATCGTGTTCGCCGCGTTCGTCGCGGTGACGCTCTTCATCGTCTTCCGCGTCTCGCGCCGGAAGGCGACCGAGAACGAGTTCTACGCCGCGGGCCGCTCGTTCACCGGTCGGCAGAACGGCATCGCGATCGCGGGCGACTACCTCTCGGCGGCGAGCTTCCTGGGCATCTGCGGCGCGATCGCCGTCGCGGGCTACGACGGCTTCCTCTACTCGATCGGCTTCCTCGTGGCGTGGCTCGTCGCGCTGCTGCTCGTCGCCGAGCTGCTGCGCAACACCGGCCGCTTCACCATGGCCGACGTGCTGAGCTTCCGGCTCAAGCAGCGGCCCGTGCGGATGGCGGCGGCGCTCGCGACCCTCGCGGTCTGCTTCTTCTACCTCGTGGCCCAGATGGCGGGCGCGGGCGGGCTCGTGGCGCTGCTCATGGGCTTCGACGACCCGGCGGCGACCTCGATCACCATCGCGGTCGTCGGCGCCCTCATGATCGTCTACGTCATCTTCGGCGGGATGAAGGGCACCACCTGGGTGCAGATCATCAAGGCCGTGCTGCTCATCGCCGGCGCGGGGATCATGACGCTCATGGTGCTCATGGTCGTGCGCTTCGACCTCGACGAGCTGCTGCGGATGGCCGTCGAGGCCTCGCCCGACGGGGAGGCCATCCTCGCGCCCGGGCTCCGCTACACGAACCCCGTCGACTTCCTCTCGCTCGGGCTCGCGCTCGTGCTCGGCACCGCGGGCCTCCCGCATGTGCTCATGCGCTTCTACACCGTGCCCTCGGCGAAGGAGGCGCGGCGCAGCGTCGTGTGGGCGATCTGGCTCATCGGCATCTTCTACCTCTTCACGCTCGTGCTCGGCTTCGGCGCGGGCGCGCTCGTGGGACCCGAGGTGCTCGCGGATGCGGCGGGAGGGGAGAACGCCGCGGCGCCGCTGCTCGCGCTCGCGCTCGGCGGCCCGATCCTCATGGCGATCATCTCGGCGGTGGCGTTCGCGACGATCCTCGCGGTCGTCGCGGGTCTCGCGATCACCGCGGCGACGTCGTTCGCCCACGACATCTACGGCTCGATCATCAAGCGCGGCAACGTCGCGCCGGGCGCCGAGGTGCGGGTCGCGCGCTTCACCGTCGTGGTGATCGGCGTCATCGCGATCGTCGGCGGCATCGTGGCGCAGAACCAGAACGTCGCGTTCCTCGTGGCGCTCGCGTTCGCGGTGGCCGCGAGCGCCAACCTGCCGACCATCCTCTACTCGCTCTTCTGGCGGCGGTTCAACACCGGCGGAGCGCTGTGGTCGATGTACGGCGGGCTCGCGTCGTGCGTGCTGCTGATCGTCTTCTCGCCGGCGGTCTCCGGCACCCCGAAGTCGATGTTCCCCGATGGCGACTGGGCGATCTTCCCGCTCTCCAACCCCGGCATCGTCTCGATCCCGCTCGCGTTCGTGCTCGGCATCGTCGGCACGCTCGTGTCGAAGCCGGAGGACGACCACGACGTCAAGCAGGCGGAGATGGAGGTGCGCTCCTTCACCGGCGCAGGCGCCGAGAAGGCCTCGGAGCACTGA
- a CDS encoding DUF485 domain-containing protein, with product MPESVTIAERSIEMQRSPEFQRLRRTFLTFILPMTVLFLAWYLAYVLIAGYAPDFFATRLGESHITVGLLFGLGQFASTFAITMLYSRWANRVYDPVAEPLAAEMERAQEGER from the coding sequence ATGCCCGAGTCCGTCACGATCGCCGAGCGCAGCATCGAGATGCAGCGCTCCCCGGAGTTCCAGCGGCTCCGACGCACGTTCCTGACCTTCATCCTGCCGATGACGGTCCTCTTCCTCGCCTGGTACCTCGCCTACGTGCTCATCGCCGGCTACGCGCCCGACTTCTTCGCCACGCGCCTGGGCGAGAGCCACATCACGGTGGGCCTGCTGTTCGGCCTCGGCCAGTTCGCCTCGACCTTCGCGATCACGATGCTCTACAGCCGGTGGGCCAACCGCGTCTACGACCCGGTCGCCGAGCCGCTCGCCGCCGAGATGGAGCGCGCGCAGGAGGGTGAGCGGTGA
- a CDS encoding methionine/alanine import family NSS transporter small subunit: MSADAIVMMAVAMLVLWGGLAAAIVNIVRFRGVEPSESMRDL; the protein is encoded by the coding sequence ATGAGCGCGGACGCCATCGTCATGATGGCCGTGGCGATGCTCGTCCTCTGGGGCGGCCTCGCCGCGGCGATCGTCAACATCGTGCGCTTCCGGGGCGTCGAGCCCAGCGAGTCGATGCGCGACCTCTGA
- a CDS encoding sodium-dependent transporter yields MTVTKAPIDRGRFSNKTVFIMAAIGSAVGLGNIWRFPYVAYEGGGGAFILPYLVALLVAGIPLLLLDYAIGHSQRGSAPLSFRRISRRLEWIGWWQVAICVVISVYYAAILAWAIQYTGFSFTQAWGDDPETFLFQDFLQAGEPGVTLEFVPAVLIPMVVLWAVTIVIMALGVQKGVGATSVIFIPVLLIAFGALVVQALSLPGALEGLQTLFQPDWAALAQPAVWASAFGQIFFSLSVGFGIMITYASYVGRKIDMTGSGFVVGFANSGFELLCGIGVFSALGFLAQASGLGVADVVADGIGLAFVAFPAIISQAPLGALLGVLFFVSLVLAGFTSLVSILEVVISAVRDKLELGRVQATLVVTVPLAIISILLFSTTSGVYVLDIADYFINRFGILLAALVAMVAVAWGVRKVPWFAEHMSRYGSIRLGGWWKALVMVVTPIALVIMLVQETITAITVPYEGYPAWMLGLFGWGVAGAAIVAGVLLSFTRWKATTPMEAPEADEEVIR; encoded by the coding sequence ATGACCGTCACCAAGGCCCCGATCGATCGAGGTCGGTTCTCGAACAAGACCGTGTTCATCATGGCGGCCATCGGCTCCGCCGTCGGGCTCGGCAACATCTGGCGCTTCCCCTACGTCGCGTACGAGGGCGGCGGCGGGGCGTTCATCCTGCCGTACCTCGTCGCGCTGCTCGTCGCGGGCATCCCGCTCCTGCTGCTGGACTACGCCATCGGCCACTCGCAGCGGGGGTCCGCCCCGCTGTCGTTCCGCCGCATCTCGAGGCGGCTCGAGTGGATCGGCTGGTGGCAGGTGGCGATCTGCGTCGTCATCTCGGTCTACTACGCCGCGATCCTCGCGTGGGCGATCCAGTACACGGGCTTCTCGTTCACGCAGGCGTGGGGCGACGACCCCGAGACATTCCTGTTCCAGGACTTCCTGCAGGCAGGGGAGCCGGGCGTCACGCTCGAGTTCGTGCCCGCGGTGCTCATCCCCATGGTGGTGCTGTGGGCCGTGACGATCGTCATCATGGCGCTCGGGGTGCAGAAGGGCGTCGGCGCGACCTCCGTCATCTTCATCCCGGTGCTGCTCATCGCATTCGGCGCGCTCGTCGTCCAGGCGCTCTCGCTCCCCGGCGCGCTCGAAGGCCTCCAGACCCTCTTCCAGCCCGACTGGGCCGCGCTCGCGCAGCCCGCGGTCTGGGCGAGCGCGTTCGGGCAGATCTTCTTCTCGCTCTCGGTCGGCTTCGGCATCATGATCACCTACGCGAGCTACGTCGGGCGCAAGATCGACATGACCGGCTCCGGCTTCGTCGTCGGCTTCGCCAACTCGGGCTTCGAGCTCCTGTGCGGCATCGGCGTCTTCTCGGCGCTCGGCTTCCTGGCCCAGGCCTCCGGGCTCGGCGTCGCGGATGTCGTGGCGGACGGCATCGGGCTCGCCTTCGTCGCCTTCCCCGCGATCATCTCCCAGGCGCCGCTCGGCGCGCTGCTCGGCGTGCTCTTCTTCGTCTCGCTCGTGCTGGCGGGCTTCACGTCCCTCGTGTCGATCCTCGAGGTCGTCATCTCGGCCGTGCGAGACAAGCTCGAGCTCGGCCGCGTGCAGGCCACGCTCGTCGTGACGGTGCCGCTCGCGATCATCAGCATCCTGCTGTTCTCGACCACGAGCGGCGTCTATGTGCTCGACATCGCCGACTACTTCATCAACCGCTTCGGCATCCTGCTCGCGGCGCTCGTCGCGATGGTCGCGGTCGCGTGGGGCGTGCGGAAGGTGCCGTGGTTCGCGGAGCACATGAGCCGGTACGGCTCGATCCGGCTCGGCGGCTGGTGGAAGGCGCTCGTCATGGTCGTGACGCCCATCGCGCTCGTCATCATGCTCGTGCAGGAGACGATCACGGCGATCACCGTGCCCTACGAGGGCTACCCGGCGTGGATGCTCGGGCTGTTCGGGTGGGGTGTCGCGGGCGCGGCGATCGTGGCCGGCGTCCTGCTGTCGTTCACGCGGTGGAAGGCGACGACGCCGATGGAGGCGCCCGAGGCGGACGAGGAGGTGATCCGATGA
- a CDS encoding sugar ABC transporter permease, translating to MADPTSVDRPARERRAPRTTLSRRTWLRELGWRHLVGIAVVIFAIFPLVYVLSASLNPGGTLTGSNQLFRELSLENYGTLLSDPRRPYAAWFANTLIVGITTALGTVLLGALAAYAFSRMRFTGRRQGLFGLILVQMFPQLLAVVAIYALMRGISEVFPAIGLDTLIGLIMIYLGGALGVNTYLMYGFFNTVPASIDEAAKIDGAGHARIFFTIILPLVAPILAVIGLLSFIATTNDFVISSVILNSPDKLTLAVGLYRYVSEETNTNYPVFAAGAVLAAIPVMALFLYLQRYIVSGLTAGAVK from the coding sequence ATGGCCGACCCCACCTCCGTCGACCGCCCCGCGCGCGAGCGGCGCGCACCCCGCACGACGCTCTCCCGCCGCACGTGGCTGCGCGAGCTCGGCTGGCGCCACCTCGTCGGCATCGCTGTCGTGATCTTCGCGATCTTCCCGCTCGTCTACGTGCTGAGCGCCTCGCTCAACCCCGGCGGCACGCTCACCGGCTCGAACCAGCTCTTCCGCGAGCTCTCGCTCGAGAACTACGGCACGCTGCTGAGCGATCCGCGCCGCCCCTACGCGGCATGGTTCGCCAACACGCTCATCGTCGGCATCACCACCGCGCTCGGCACCGTGCTGCTCGGAGCGCTCGCCGCCTACGCCTTCTCGCGGATGCGGTTCACCGGCAGGCGTCAAGGCCTGTTCGGCCTGATCCTCGTGCAGATGTTCCCGCAGCTGCTCGCGGTCGTGGCCATCTACGCGCTCATGCGCGGCATCAGCGAGGTGTTCCCGGCGATCGGCCTCGACACGCTCATCGGCCTCATCATGATCTACCTCGGCGGCGCGCTCGGGGTGAACACGTATCTCATGTACGGCTTCTTCAACACCGTGCCCGCATCCATCGACGAGGCCGCGAAGATCGACGGCGCGGGCCACGCGCGCATCTTCTTCACGATCATCCTGCCGCTCGTGGCGCCCATCCTCGCGGTCATCGGCCTGCTGTCGTTCATCGCGACGACCAACGACTTCGTGATCTCGTCGGTCATCCTCAACAGCCCCGACAAGCTGACCCTCGCGGTCGGCCTCTACCGCTACGTCTCGGAGGAGACGAACACCAACTACCCCGTCTTCGCCGCCGGCGCCGTGCTCGCGGCGATCCCGGTGATGGCGCTCTTCCTCTACCTGCAGCGCTACATCGTGAGCGGGCTCACCGCGGGCGCCGTCAAGTAG
- a CDS encoding ABC transporter permease subunit: MHQPPSARVMLVKIALLAIVDAIAVFAMSILFFQESWTVLAILAAVTLLVNVVYLSPGLLPAKYLTPGLIFLAVFQIFVVLYSCYIALTNYGDGHNSTKEDAVAALVSQNTQRVEGSPTYQVQVVEGLQGLGLLATAPDGAVLVGTAEQALAPVDPGAVTMDGDRAVALEGWTSLSMQDVLQRQQEIAALQVPLDENLTDGFLRTSNASQAFVFQSNFVYDDVADTMTDTETDTVYRDLGNGQFETEDGEALGTGWQIFVGLENFLYPFQEPSYGEALVSVTAWTFVYAIASVAITFLLGLFLAITLNDPRMRSRQAYRVLAILPYAFPSFLSALVWLGLLNAQFGFVNEVLFGSADIPWLTDPWLAKVSALLVNVWLGFPYMFLICMGALQSIPDELTEAARVDGASGWQVFRSIKFPLLLVSTAPLLISSFAFNFNNFNTIYLLTGGGPRMAGVSENVGHTDLLITLVYKTAFEGGTRDYGLASALSILIFLIVAIVSAIAFSRTKALEELN, from the coding sequence ATGCACCAGCCGCCGAGCGCGCGCGTGATGCTCGTCAAGATCGCGCTGCTCGCGATCGTCGACGCCATCGCGGTCTTCGCGATGTCGATCCTGTTCTTCCAGGAGAGCTGGACGGTGCTCGCGATCCTGGCGGCGGTCACGCTGCTCGTGAACGTCGTCTACCTCTCGCCGGGGCTCCTGCCGGCGAAGTACCTCACGCCGGGCCTCATCTTCCTGGCCGTGTTCCAGATCTTCGTCGTGCTGTACTCCTGCTACATCGCGCTGACGAACTACGGCGACGGGCACAACTCCACCAAGGAGGATGCGGTCGCGGCGCTCGTGTCGCAGAACACGCAGCGCGTCGAGGGCTCACCGACCTACCAGGTGCAGGTCGTCGAGGGGCTGCAGGGCCTCGGGCTGCTCGCGACGGCGCCCGACGGCGCCGTGCTCGTGGGCACCGCCGAGCAGGCGCTCGCGCCGGTCGACCCGGGAGCGGTCACCATGGACGGCGACCGCGCGGTCGCCCTCGAGGGCTGGACGAGCCTGTCGATGCAGGATGTGCTGCAGCGGCAGCAGGAGATCGCCGCGCTGCAGGTGCCGCTCGACGAGAACCTCACCGACGGGTTCCTGCGCACCTCCAACGCCTCGCAGGCCTTCGTCTTCCAGTCGAACTTCGTCTACGACGACGTCGCCGACACGATGACCGACACTGAGACCGACACCGTCTACCGCGATCTCGGCAACGGCCAGTTCGAGACCGAGGACGGCGAGGCGCTCGGCACCGGCTGGCAGATCTTCGTCGGCCTCGAGAACTTCCTCTACCCGTTCCAGGAGCCCAGCTACGGCGAGGCGCTGGTGAGCGTGACCGCCTGGACGTTCGTGTACGCGATCGCGTCGGTCGCGATCACGTTCCTGCTGGGCCTCTTCCTCGCGATCACGCTCAACGACCCGCGGATGCGCAGCCGGCAGGCCTATCGCGTGCTCGCGATCCTGCCGTACGCGTTCCCGTCCTTCCTCTCGGCGCTCGTGTGGCTCGGGCTGCTCAACGCGCAGTTCGGCTTCGTCAACGAGGTGCTCTTCGGCTCCGCCGACATCCCCTGGCTCACCGACCCGTGGCTCGCGAAGGTCTCCGCGCTGCTCGTCAACGTCTGGCTCGGGTTCCCCTACATGTTCCTCATCTGCATGGGCGCCCTGCAGTCGATCCCCGACGAGCTCACCGAGGCGGCCAGGGTCGACGGCGCGAGCGGCTGGCAGGTGTTCCGCAGCATCAAGTTCCCGCTGCTGCTCGTCTCGACGGCGCCGCTGCTGATCTCGTCGTTCGCGTTCAACTTCAACAACTTCAACACCATCTACCTGCTGACCGGCGGCGGTCCGCGGATGGCGGGCGTCTCCGAGAACGTCGGCCACACCGACCTGCTCATCACGCTCGTCTACAAGACGGCGTTCGAGGGCGGCACGCGCGACTACGGCCTGGCATCCGCGCTGTCGATCCTCATCTTCCTCATCGTCGCGATCGTCTCGGCGATCGCGTTCTCGCGCACGAAGGCCCTCGAGGAGCTGAACTGA
- a CDS encoding sugar ABC transporter substrate-binding protein, protein MKHSSLMKVAGVGALALTLAACSGGGAPAPSASETEAAPQGGGELVIWMDQNRNDALADVIASFEEETGTTVEVVVKDFADIDDDLTTQAPSGEGPDVVVGAHDWIGKLVTNGVIDPVELGDIAGDFEEVSIQAMTYNGATYGVPVSIENIALVRNTDLAPEAPASWDELVSTGEAAVESGDAEFPLLVGIDPNNADPYHLYPLQASYGGPVFGMNEDGSYNPDDLQLGNEGNVEFAGALAEWGQQGIINLNISQDIAKEQFANGASPYTITGPWNLTTFQDAGVNYAISEIPSAGGQPATPFVGVQGFFISAYANNPIVASQFLTEYVASEEAQTAIYEGGQRAPALSSAFEAAQSNEDVAAFGEVGAAGVPMPNIPEMDALWGDWGTTEAQIISGDAADPAAAWTTMAEKIQETLGG, encoded by the coding sequence ATGAAGCACAGCAGCCTCATGAAGGTGGCCGGAGTCGGCGCGCTCGCGCTCACGCTCGCGGCCTGCTCGGGAGGCGGCGCGCCGGCGCCGTCGGCGAGCGAGACCGAAGCCGCGCCGCAGGGCGGCGGCGAGCTCGTCATCTGGATGGACCAGAACCGCAACGACGCCCTCGCCGACGTGATCGCGTCGTTCGAGGAGGAGACCGGCACGACGGTCGAGGTGGTCGTGAAGGACTTCGCCGACATCGACGACGACCTCACCACCCAGGCGCCGTCGGGCGAGGGCCCCGACGTCGTGGTCGGCGCGCACGACTGGATCGGCAAGCTCGTCACCAACGGCGTCATCGACCCCGTCGAGCTCGGCGACATCGCGGGCGACTTCGAGGAGGTCTCGATCCAGGCCATGACCTACAACGGCGCGACCTACGGCGTGCCGGTGTCGATCGAGAACATCGCGCTCGTGCGCAACACCGACCTCGCGCCCGAGGCGCCCGCGTCGTGGGACGAGCTCGTCTCCACGGGCGAGGCCGCCGTCGAGTCGGGCGACGCGGAGTTCCCGCTGCTCGTCGGCATCGACCCGAACAACGCCGACCCGTACCACCTCTACCCGCTGCAGGCCTCCTACGGCGGCCCGGTCTTCGGCATGAACGAGGACGGCTCCTACAACCCCGACGACCTGCAGCTCGGCAACGAGGGCAACGTCGAGTTCGCCGGCGCGCTCGCCGAGTGGGGCCAGCAGGGCATCATCAACCTCAACATCTCGCAGGACATCGCGAAGGAGCAGTTCGCGAACGGCGCCTCGCCGTACACGATCACGGGCCCCTGGAACCTCACCACGTTCCAGGACGCTGGCGTGAACTACGCGATCAGCGAGATCCCCTCGGCCGGCGGCCAGCCGGCGACGCCGTTCGTGGGCGTGCAGGGCTTCTTCATCTCGGCCTACGCCAACAACCCGATCGTCGCATCGCAGTTCCTCACCGAGTACGTCGCGAGCGAGGAGGCGCAGACGGCCATCTACGAGGGCGGCCAGCGCGCCCCCGCGCTGTCGTCGGCCTTCGAGGCGGCGCAGTCGAACGAGGACGTCGCGGCGTTCGGCGAGGTCGGCGCCGCGGGCGTGCCGATGCCGAACATCCCCGAGATGGACGCGCTCTGGGGCGACTGGGGCACCACCGAGGCGCAGATCATCAGCGGTGACGCCGCCGACCCTGCCGCCGCGTGGACGACCATGGCGGAGAAGATCCAGGAGACGCTGGGCGGCTGA